The following is a genomic window from Clostridium fungisolvens.
CTAATGTTTTTTAATGCAACCAATCCCATTACTCCACTAAAAAGTGATATTGCTGTAAATGCTATTATGAGTTTTGATCTCATCCTTAATCTATAAATAAAATTCATGTTTAATCCTCCTAGTTTTGGCAATCATATCAAATCTAGACATCTATATCTTAAAATTATACCTTATTAACCATGCTGTTATCAATAAAGATGGATAACTTTAAACCTAAAACTACCTATTGAAGCTGTTAAGTTTAAGTTAAAATCCTTACACCATACTAATAACCATCGTAAAATCTAATCTTAACTCTTTATACATCATCTTTCTAAAATTCTATCACTAAATCAATTGAAATAAGTAACAACATTGTAATAATATCTCTATTCCATTTTTAATTTCGTCAGCATATTATAAATTGGATATATTAAAGCATCGCGTTGAAATTAAATAGTTAGCCATCCGATATTACTTTTCTTTTGGGGAGGCAATAAGTTTAATTATGTTAAATATTTTTAAGTTTGTAAAGAGAACTTTTACAAAACTTATGGAGATGCTGAAATTTTTAGTATTTTCAATCATTTTTCTTACTCTGACCCTAATACTTTCCACTATAATCCTAATAGATAGGTCTACGATTAGTAACAATTATGACCTTAATGTCAAACAAAGTGATTTTTCGTATCTCTATAATGAAAAGAATTCGATAATTACCTATGAAGATAATAATACCGTTTTTAACTTCAAGTATCTCGAATTGAGTTCCATACTTTCTTCTAAAAATACTTCTAACACCACTAATGCTAATACCAATTCTGATGAGAACAATAATCCTCCTACTAATGATATATTTCCTATAAATCTAACAAAAACTTCAATTAGATTTGAAGATGCTCTTTCAGAAGATGGGAAAAAAACTGCATATTTAACCTTTGATGATGGACCATCAACTACTATTACTCCAAAAGTGTTAGACACCTTGAAAAAATATAATATAAATGCAACATTTTTTCTATTGGGAAGCAATATACAAAAGAATTCTCAAAGCAGAAGCTTGGTCAGCAAGATATATTCTGACGGTAACGCTATTGGTAACCACACCTATTCACATGATTTAAACAAGTTATACCCTAGTAATAAGATAGATACGGACTATTTTATGTCAGAAGTATATAGAACTAATACTATTTTAAAGGATATCCTAGGAAATAACTTCAATACAAGGCTTATAAGACTCCCTGGTGGATACATGAGTAGATCCTACTATCATGATCCTAATCTCCCTCACTTTGATCAACGGTTAAAACAAGAAAAATATCTATCTGTAGATTGGAATGCCTCTGACTCAGATGCAGAAGGAAAGAAAAAAAATTCTCAGGAATTACTTCAAATGGTTAAGGAATCCGTAGCAAATAAGAATAAGGTAATAATACTTATGCACGATACCTACGGCAAAGAAGAGACTGCGAAAGCCTTGCCTAGTATAATTGAATATCTAAGTACTCAAGGCTACGAATTTAAAACACTAGAATGATTAGGTGATTATATAATGTAGTAAAATAACATTAGGCTATGTTAAAGTTTAATATTGAAATTGAAGTGTAATTGCGTAGATACTATATGAGCGAGCAATTAGAATTAAATGATTTTTACAAATGGAATAGCGTTAAGAAACTGTACTGTTCGAACGTAGTGAGTTTACAGTTTTAGCTATGGAATATGTAAAAATCATATTAATTCTTCGCGTAAGCTCATTAAAGTATCGGAGGCTTTACACTTCAATTTACATCATAGTACTTTAATAGGGCCTAACAAAAAAAGATCGAAAGGGAATTTATCCCGTTCGATCTTTCTTTGTTGAGTAAATAAAATCTATTCTTTTGAATACTGAAGTGCATCTCTTCCTTCTTGTCCAGTGCTTATTCTTATAACATTTTCCACATCATAGACAAAAATCTTTCCATCCCCAATTTTACCTGTATGAAGTACCTTCTTAGCTGTTTCAACTACTAAATCAACTGGAACATCACAAACGACGATTTCTAGTTTTATTTTAGGAAGTAAATTCATTTCTACTGCTAAGCCTCTATAATATTCCTTATGACCTTTTTGCATGCCACAGCCTAATACATTAGATACCGTCATCCCTGTTATACCAATAGCACACAACGCATCTTTCAATTCATCAAATCTAGCTGGTGATATTATTATGTCAATCTTGCTAAGTTTTTCTCCCATTTATATAGCCTCCTTTTCATTTATATTGCTAATTAGATAATTCCACCGTAAGCCTCTTCACCATGTTGTGATACATCTAATCCTGCTTGTTCGTCTTCATCTTTTACTCTTAAAGCTGATACTGCATTCATTACTTTTAATATTATAAATGTAATTATAGCAGAATATGCAACTGTTGCCAGAATAGCAACTAATTGAGCACCTAAAAGATGTAAGTTTCCGTATATTAATCCATCTGCTCCTGCTGAATTTACTGCTTTTGAAGCGAATATACCAGTTGCTATTCCACCCCAGATACCGCCTATTCCATGACATCCAAATGCATCTAAAGCATCATCATATCCAAATTTTTTCTTAAGAACAGTTACAGCATAGAAGCATATTGCTCCACCTATAAGACCTATTGCTAATGCTGAGAAAGGTGTTACAAAACCAGCACCTGGAGTTATTGCTACAAGCCCTGCTACAGCTCCACTAGCTATTCCTAATGAAGTAACCTTCTTTCTGTGTAAATACTCACATAATCCCCAGCTTATTGCTGACATTGCAGCTGATGTATTTGTTGTTATAAATGCGTTAAGTGCAACATCATTTATTGCTAAAGCACTTCCTG
Proteins encoded in this region:
- a CDS encoding polysaccharide deacetylase family protein, with product MLNIFKFVKRTFTKLMEMLKFLVFSIIFLTLTLILSTIILIDRSTISNNYDLNVKQSDFSYLYNEKNSIITYEDNNTVFNFKYLELSSILSSKNTSNTTNANTNSDENNNPPTNDIFPINLTKTSIRFEDALSEDGKKTAYLTFDDGPSTTITPKVLDTLKKYNINATFFLLGSNIQKNSQSRSLVSKIYSDGNAIGNHTYSHDLNKLYPSNKIDTDYFMSEVYRTNTILKDILGNNFNTRLIRLPGGYMSRSYYHDPNLPHFDQRLKQEKYLSVDWNASDSDAEGKKKNSQELLQMVKESVANKNKVIILMHDTYGKEETAKALPSIIEYLSTQGYEFKTLE
- a CDS encoding P-II family nitrogen regulator, which translates into the protein MGEKLSKIDIIISPARFDELKDALCAIGITGMTVSNVLGCGMQKGHKEYYRGLAVEMNLLPKIKLEIVVCDVPVDLVVETAKKVLHTGKIGDGKIFVYDVENVIRISTGQEGRDALQYSKE